In Nocardia sputorum, a single genomic region encodes these proteins:
- a CDS encoding oxidoreductase, with the protein MTDPLQPLVDLPGVRDAADRARDALAAVHRHKANRRGWPTTAAEAAVRAARSSAAIDGGSTDIPADGRVADPILAGALRVGQALDGDALRNLVGTWQRAPLQALARLHLLAAADLVPQEESLGRPRFDAGVAQRLDLLAQTVLGSRAPAPVLAAVVHGELLALRPFGTADGVVARAASRLVAVSSGLDPHSLGVPEVFLLRRRQAYLDAAAGFGTGDAEAVGGWVIFCCGAFEDGAREATSIADSAAG; encoded by the coding sequence GTGACCGATCCGCTCCAGCCCCTCGTCGATCTCCCCGGTGTCCGGGACGCGGCCGACCGCGCCCGCGACGCGCTCGCCGCGGTGCATCGGCACAAAGCCAACCGGCGCGGGTGGCCGACCACGGCGGCAGAGGCCGCGGTCCGCGCGGCCCGGTCCTCGGCGGCCATCGACGGAGGCAGCACCGACATCCCCGCCGACGGGCGCGTGGCGGACCCGATCCTGGCCGGGGCGCTGCGCGTCGGTCAGGCATTGGACGGGGACGCGCTGCGGAATCTGGTCGGCACCTGGCAGCGCGCTCCGCTGCAGGCATTGGCACGGCTGCATCTGCTCGCCGCGGCCGATCTGGTGCCGCAGGAGGAATCGCTCGGCAGGCCGCGCTTCGACGCGGGTGTGGCGCAGCGGCTGGATCTGCTCGCGCAGACAGTGCTCGGTTCGCGCGCGCCCGCCCCGGTGCTCGCCGCCGTAGTACACGGCGAGCTACTGGCGCTGCGACCGTTCGGAACGGCCGACGGCGTGGTCGCTCGGGCGGCTTCCCGGCTGGTCGCGGTGTCCAGTGGGCTCGACCCACACAGCCTCGGCGTGCCGGAGGTCTTCTTGTTGCGCAGGCGCCAGGCGTACCTGGACGCGGCCGCAGGCTTCGGCACCGGGGATGCGGAGGCCGTGGGCGGATGGGTGATCTTCTGCTGCGGGGCTTTCGAGGACGGTGCGCGCGAGGCCACGTCGATCGCCGACTCGGCGGCAGGATAA
- a CDS encoding ABC transporter permease, which translates to MPDPTQGAARRGQEHFVAPPDEVEVLATDAVLDSGAPTSIWRDAWRQLRRNPIFMVAVVLIVFVLLVVIWPGLFTDQDPRYCNGDFSMDPRGAGHPFGFDKQGCDIYARTVYGARASVLAGIGATLLFVLIGGTLGALAGFYGGPLDSIVSRVAEIFYAIPLMLAAIVIMQLLDARTIWTVIVILAAFTWPQAARIARGAVIQAKNSDYVMAAKALGVSRIQTLLRHVLPNAAGPLIVVTTLWLGVFIVTEATLSYLGVGLPRTVVSWGADIATGQKEIRTSAILFYPATALALTVLSFIMLGDAVRDALDPKARKR; encoded by the coding sequence ATGCCTGACCCCACCCAGGGCGCAGCGCGCCGCGGCCAGGAGCACTTCGTCGCACCGCCCGACGAGGTCGAGGTGCTGGCGACCGACGCCGTGCTGGACTCGGGCGCGCCTACCAGCATCTGGCGCGACGCGTGGCGGCAGCTGCGGCGCAACCCGATCTTCATGGTCGCGGTGGTGCTGATCGTCTTCGTCCTGCTCGTGGTGATCTGGCCGGGACTGTTCACCGACCAGGATCCGCGGTACTGCAACGGCGACTTCAGCATGGATCCGCGCGGCGCGGGCCACCCCTTCGGCTTCGACAAGCAGGGGTGCGACATCTACGCGCGAACCGTCTACGGCGCGCGCGCCTCCGTCCTCGCCGGGATCGGCGCGACGCTTCTGTTCGTGCTGATCGGGGGGACGCTCGGGGCGCTCGCGGGGTTCTACGGTGGGCCGCTGGACTCGATCGTCTCCCGCGTCGCCGAGATCTTCTACGCGATCCCGTTGATGCTGGCCGCCATCGTGATCATGCAACTGCTGGATGCCCGCACCATCTGGACCGTGATCGTCATCCTCGCCGCGTTCACCTGGCCGCAGGCGGCGCGGATCGCCCGCGGCGCCGTGATCCAAGCGAAGAACAGCGACTACGTCATGGCGGCGAAAGCGTTGGGCGTCTCCCGGATACAGACGCTCCTGCGTCACGTGCTGCCCAACGCGGCGGGCCCGCTGATCGTGGTGACGACGCTCTGGCTGGGCGTCTTCATCGTCACCGAGGCGACGCTGTCCTACCTCGGCGTCGGGTTGCCGCGCACGGTGGTGTCCTGGGGCGCGGACATCGCCACCGGTCAGAAGGAGATCCGCACCTCGGCCATCCTGTTCTATCCGGCGACGGCGCTGGCGCTGACCGTGCTGAGCTTCATCATGCTGGGCGACGCCGTGCGGGACGCCCTCGATCCGAAGGCGAGGAAGCGATGA
- a CDS encoding dipeptide ABC transporter ATP-binding protein, with product MSDADRPLLEITDLNVSFTADGRPVPAVRDVSLSVYPGQTVAIVGESGSGKSTTAHAVIDLLPGTGRITSGSIRFDGKELTAASKREIVAVRGSGIGLVPQDPMSNLNPVWKIGFQIRETLEANGIAKGAAAGRRAVELLEEAGMPDAERRVNQYPHEFSGGMRQRALIAIGLSCRPKLLIADEPTSALDVTVQRQILDHLERLTTELGTAVLLITHDLGLAAERAEHLVVMYRGRVVESGPALRLLRDPQHLYTKRLVSSAPSLAAQRRSARRAEIRAQAVQVAEEVAAADAELTAVPDEVLVAEHLTKTFRIRERAPWRSTAFVAVDDVSFRLRRGSTTAIVGESGSGKTTVAQMVLGLLAPTSGTVTFDGKDVTTLDRKAAFAFRRRVQPIFQDPYGSLDPMYTIYRTIEEPLRTHRIGPPKEREATVRELLDKVALPAGVLRRYPNELSGGQRQRVAVARALALQPEVVVCDEAVSALDVLVQAQILRLLNELQAELGLAYLFITHDLAVVRQIADDVLVMQRGKVVEAATTDEVFDHPRQEYTRKLLDAIPGRDLLAG from the coding sequence ATGAGCGACGCCGACCGGCCGCTGCTGGAGATCACCGATCTGAACGTGAGTTTCACCGCCGACGGCAGGCCGGTGCCCGCGGTCCGGGACGTGAGCCTGTCGGTCTATCCGGGGCAGACCGTGGCCATCGTCGGCGAATCCGGATCGGGAAAGTCGACCACGGCGCACGCCGTCATCGACTTGCTGCCGGGCACGGGCCGGATCACCTCCGGCTCCATCAGGTTCGACGGCAAGGAGCTCACGGCCGCCTCGAAACGCGAAATCGTCGCGGTCCGCGGCAGCGGCATCGGCTTGGTCCCGCAAGACCCGATGTCGAATCTGAATCCGGTGTGGAAGATCGGCTTTCAGATCCGGGAGACGTTGGAGGCCAACGGCATAGCGAAGGGCGCGGCAGCCGGGAGACGGGCCGTGGAGCTGCTCGAGGAAGCGGGCATGCCCGACGCCGAACGCCGGGTGAACCAGTATCCGCACGAGTTCTCCGGCGGCATGCGGCAGCGCGCGTTGATCGCGATCGGCTTGTCCTGCCGGCCGAAGCTGCTCATCGCCGACGAGCCGACTTCGGCGCTCGACGTGACGGTGCAGCGGCAGATCCTCGACCATCTCGAACGGCTGACCACCGAACTCGGCACCGCGGTGCTGCTGATCACCCACGACCTGGGCCTGGCCGCGGAGCGTGCCGAACACCTGGTGGTGATGTATCGCGGGCGCGTCGTCGAATCCGGGCCCGCATTGCGGTTGTTGCGCGATCCCCAGCACCTGTACACGAAGCGGTTGGTGAGCTCGGCGCCGTCGCTGGCCGCGCAGCGGCGGTCGGCGCGCCGGGCGGAGATCCGCGCGCAGGCCGTGCAGGTGGCCGAAGAGGTAGCGGCGGCCGACGCGGAACTCACGGCCGTTCCCGACGAGGTGCTGGTCGCCGAGCACCTGACGAAGACGTTCCGCATCCGCGAACGGGCGCCGTGGCGATCGACCGCGTTCGTCGCGGTGGACGACGTGTCGTTCCGGCTGCGGCGCGGGTCGACCACGGCGATCGTCGGCGAATCCGGCTCGGGTAAGACGACGGTGGCGCAGATGGTGCTCGGGCTGCTCGCACCCACCTCCGGCACGGTCACCTTCGACGGCAAGGACGTGACCACCCTGGACCGCAAGGCCGCTTTCGCTTTCCGGCGCCGCGTTCAGCCGATCTTCCAGGACCCGTACGGCTCGCTCGACCCGATGTACACGATCTACCGCACCATCGAGGAGCCGTTGCGCACCCATCGGATCGGTCCTCCCAAGGAACGGGAGGCGACCGTGCGGGAGCTGCTCGACAAGGTCGCGCTGCCGGCCGGCGTGCTGCGGCGCTACCCGAACGAGCTGTCCGGGGGACAGCGGCAGCGCGTGGCGGTCGCGCGTGCGCTCGCGCTCCAGCCGGAGGTGGTGGTGTGCGACGAGGCGGTGTCCGCGCTCGACGTGCTCGTGCAGGCGCAGATCCTCCGGCTGCTCAACGAACTGCAAGCCGAGCTGGGGCTGGCGTATCTGTTCATCACCCACGATCTGGCCGTCGTCCGGCAGATCGCCGACGACGTGCTCGTCATGCAGCGCGGCAAGGTGGTCGAAGCGGCGACGACCGACGAGGTGTTCGACCATCCCCGGCAGGAGTACACGCGCAAGCTGCTCGACGCGATTCCGGGACGCGACCTGCTGGCCGGGTAG